One window of Gemmatimonadota bacterium genomic DNA carries:
- a CDS encoding Na+/H+ antiporter NhaA, with product MQNHKTSFIDAFLRLESASGILLMLATALAMVFANSFLEPFYHRLLETTIQIHIGALDINKPLLLWINDGLMTIFFFLVGLELKREFLEGELSNRRNIILPGVGAVGGMVIPAFIYFLFNSGNPDALRGWAVPVATDIAFTLGVMALLGSRVPISIKVFLTSLAILDDIGAIVIIAVFYTAEISMTALLVAAGCV from the coding sequence ATGCAGAATCACAAAACTTCTTTCATCGACGCCTTTTTAAGACTGGAATCGGCGAGCGGCATCCTGCTGATGCTCGCGACCGCCCTGGCCATGGTGTTCGCGAACTCCTTCCTGGAACCGTTCTACCATCGCTTGCTGGAAACAACGATTCAGATTCACATCGGCGCGCTGGATATCAACAAGCCGCTGCTGCTCTGGATCAACGACGGCCTGATGACTATCTTCTTCTTCCTCGTGGGCCTGGAACTGAAGCGCGAATTCCTCGAGGGAGAGCTTTCGAACCGGCGTAATATCATCCTGCCCGGCGTGGGCGCCGTCGGCGGCATGGTGATCCCCGCGTTCATCTATTTCCTCTTCAACAGCGGCAATCCCGACGCGTTGCGGGGCTGGGCCGTTCCGGTGGCGACGGACATCGCCTTCACCCTGGGCGTGATGGCCCTGCTGGGCTCCCGGGTGCCCATTTCGATCAAGGTCTTCCTCACCTCCCTGGCCATACTGGACGACATCGGGGCCATCGTGATCATCGCGGTGTTCTACACGGCGGAAATATCGATGACGGCCCTGCTGGTGGCCGCGGGCTGCGTAC
- a CDS encoding Gfo/Idh/MocA family oxidoreductase, giving the protein MSNKKRCLMIGAGGMAGAWIRRFYPRFHDRHEIVALVDINAEILHDVGDFLGLPRGRRYTDMETAFGEVDAHYCTIVIPPAAHRDAVMLAVERKLDILSEKPIADTWPACVDIYRAVTKAGLKMHVIQNYRYSSRMLTVRQVLRDGELGRINYIQGRFAADYREYGAWGAFRHEIPHTLLVEGAVHHFDMMRNLSGGDCRTIAGWEWNRPWSSFQGDCCAMYVMDMTNGVKAAYEGSCLGAAEQNSWHGEYYRAECEEGAVAIGSDGVTRTYRHAPGKGMRIDDVSPVVPEYDGHQWQINEFLEWLDGADAPDTCLEHNIRSVAMVFAAIEASKTGKSVDVEKMVEPVVNAA; this is encoded by the coding sequence GTGTCTAATAAGAAGAGATGTCTGATGATCGGCGCCGGCGGTATGGCAGGCGCCTGGATCCGTCGTTTCTATCCCCGGTTCCATGACCGCCACGAGATCGTGGCCCTGGTGGACATTAACGCGGAGATACTTCATGACGTGGGAGACTTTCTCGGTCTGCCGCGCGGCCGCAGGTATACGGACATGGAGACCGCTTTCGGGGAGGTGGACGCGCACTACTGCACGATCGTCATTCCTCCCGCCGCGCACCGGGACGCCGTAATGCTCGCGGTGGAGAGAAAGCTGGACATCCTGAGTGAAAAACCGATTGCCGACACGTGGCCCGCGTGCGTAGATATATACAGGGCGGTCACGAAGGCCGGCCTGAAGATGCACGTGATACAGAACTACCGTTATTCCAGCCGCATGCTGACCGTGCGGCAGGTTTTGCGGGACGGTGAACTGGGAAGAATAAACTACATACAGGGCCGTTTCGCCGCGGACTACCGGGAGTACGGCGCCTGGGGCGCCTTCCGCCATGAAATACCGCACACCCTGCTCGTGGAAGGCGCCGTGCATCACTTTGACATGATGCGGAATCTGTCGGGCGGAGACTGCAGGACGATCGCCGGGTGGGAATGGAACCGGCCCTGGAGCAGTTTCCAGGGAGATTGCTGCGCCATGTACGTGATGGATATGACCAACGGGGTGAAGGCGGCCTACGAGGGCTCGTGCCTGGGCGCCGCCGAACAGAACAGCTGGCACGGGGAGTACTACCGGGCCGAATGTGAAGAAGGGGCCGTCGCCATAGGCAGCGACGGGGTCACGCGCACGTACAGGCACGCGCCCGGTAAGGGCATGCGCATCGACGACGTAAGCCCGGTCGTTCCCGAATATGACGGACATCAGTGGCAGATCAACGAGTTTCTGGAATGGCTCGATGGGGCGGACGCGCCCGATACCTGCCTGGAACATAACATCCGGAGCGTGGCCATGGTCTTCGCCGCGATCGAGGCATCGAAGACGGGAAAGTCGGTCGACGTGGAGAAAATGGTTGAACCGGTCGTAAACGCCGCTTGA